A DNA window from Gammaproteobacteria bacterium contains the following coding sequences:
- a CDS encoding TIGR04211 family SH3 domain-containing protein: MNRAFRGMLLLVGMGCMPLLAGEPANSEPLYVSHGERVPLRAQPDPSAAITAYLAAGDAVTVTGRQAGFASVAAGSKTGWILTTDLGSTPPPRLQVSQLESQLDRQQRDSSARISELEANVATLQQQLRSAQASARNARSNLEENSSEQTAELNDARVRIDTLEDDNERLRQALAAAEEQIDTLKLANEANAMLQRVPTRKREQEERWVSKDLGWLLGGGLGVLLLGLLLGITWRNRQLRKRYHGMEL, translated from the coding sequence ATGAATAGAGCATTCCGGGGAATGCTGCTGCTTGTCGGGATGGGCTGCATGCCCTTGCTGGCAGGCGAGCCGGCGAACAGCGAGCCACTGTACGTATCGCATGGCGAGCGCGTGCCGTTGCGGGCGCAACCCGACCCGTCGGCCGCCATTACCGCTTACCTTGCAGCGGGCGACGCGGTGACCGTAACGGGCAGGCAGGCCGGCTTTGCCAGCGTGGCGGCCGGCAGCAAGACCGGCTGGATTCTCACCACCGACCTCGGCTCCACACCACCGCCACGCCTGCAGGTCAGCCAGCTGGAGTCGCAGCTGGATCGCCAGCAGCGGGATTCGTCTGCCCGCATCAGCGAACTCGAGGCCAACGTTGCCACGCTGCAACAGCAATTGCGCAGCGCGCAGGCCAGTGCGCGGAATGCACGCAGCAACCTGGAGGAGAACTCGTCGGAGCAGACGGCCGAGCTCAACGACGCCAGGGTTCGCATCGACACACTGGAAGACGACAACGAGCGGCTGCGGCAGGCGCTGGCTGCAGCCGAGGAGCAGATCGACACGCTCAAGCTGGCCAACGAGGCCAACGCCATGTTGCAGCGAGTTCCCACGCGCAAGCGCGAGCAGGAAGAGCGCTGGGTCAGCAAGGACCTGGGCTGGTTGCTGGGAGGTGGACTCGGCGTATTGCTGCTTGGCCTGCTGCTCGGCATCACCTGGCGCAACCGGCAATTGCGCAAGCGCTACCACGGCATGGAACTCTGA
- the xth gene encoding exodeoxyribonuclease III, with translation MKIASWNVNSLRVRLPQVLDWLETAQPDVVGLQETKLTDDKFPVEELREAGYHASFHGQKTYNGVALLSRQPAAGVRTGIEGFEDSQARVIAGSFDGVRVLNLYVPNGSEVGSDKYAYKLDWLSHMTAMVEKDLQVHDRMVVLGDFNIAPADADVHDPDAWRDKILCSKPEREALQKLLELGFVDSFRLFDQPAEIFSWWDYRAAGFRRNRGLRIDLLLASKALQDKVTASDIDREPRTWERPSDHAPAWLTLD, from the coding sequence ATGAAGATCGCTAGCTGGAACGTCAATTCGCTGAGAGTGCGCCTGCCCCAGGTGCTGGACTGGCTGGAGACGGCGCAACCCGATGTGGTCGGCCTGCAGGAAACCAAGCTCACCGACGACAAGTTCCCGGTCGAGGAACTGCGGGAAGCGGGTTACCACGCCAGCTTCCACGGCCAGAAGACCTATAACGGCGTTGCCCTGTTGAGTCGCCAACCCGCGGCTGGGGTTCGCACCGGTATCGAGGGATTCGAGGACAGCCAGGCACGGGTCATTGCCGGCAGCTTCGATGGGGTGCGAGTACTGAACCTCTACGTGCCCAACGGCTCGGAAGTCGGTTCGGACAAGTACGCCTACAAGCTGGACTGGCTGTCCCACATGACGGCCATGGTGGAAAAGGACCTGCAGGTGCACGACAGGATGGTCGTGCTCGGGGACTTCAACATCGCCCCCGCCGATGCGGACGTCCACGATCCGGACGCGTGGCGCGACAAGATCCTCTGCAGCAAGCCCGAGAGAGAGGCCCTGCAGAAGCTGCTCGAGCTCGGTTTTGTCGACAGCTTTCGCTTGTTCGACCAGCCTGCGGAGATCTTCAGCTGGTGGGACTACCGGGCAGCGGGTTTCCGCCGTAATCGCGGCCTGCGAATCGACCTGTTGCTGGCCAGCAAGGCCCTGCAGGACAAGGTGACGGCGTCTGATATCGATCGGGAGCCACGGACCTGGGAGCGGCCGTCAGACCATGCTCCGGCCTGGTTGACGCTCGACTGA